A region of Elusimicrobiota bacterium DNA encodes the following proteins:
- a CDS encoding IS3 family transposase codes for MDLMCRALDVSRSGYYRRRGAAVSSREQENQVLLNQIKEIFENSRRTYGSPRVTEELQERGFHCGRHRVARLMRRAGIQAKVKKRFRAKGHKGKRFVGVPNLVQRVFSAPQANRLWLADITYIWTREGWTYLAAILDVYSRKIVGWSLGRRPTTELARAAFERALGQRKGEPGLVHHSDQGRNTRTMNTRRC; via the coding sequence GTGGATCTGATGTGCCGGGCGCTGGATGTGTCCCGAAGCGGGTATTACCGGCGACGGGGAGCAGCAGTGAGCTCCCGGGAGCAAGAGAATCAGGTTCTTTTGAACCAAATCAAAGAGATCTTTGAAAATAGCCGCCGGACTTACGGGAGCCCGCGCGTGACCGAAGAACTGCAGGAACGTGGGTTCCACTGCGGGCGCCATCGCGTCGCGCGACTCATGAGGCGCGCGGGAATCCAAGCGAAGGTAAAGAAACGGTTCCGGGCCAAGGGACACAAAGGAAAGAGGTTCGTGGGCGTGCCGAACCTCGTTCAGCGGGTCTTTTCCGCGCCCCAGGCCAACCGGCTTTGGCTTGCGGACATTACGTATATCTGGACGCGGGAAGGCTGGACCTATTTGGCGGCGATCCTGGACGTCTATTCCCGCAAGATCGTGGGATGGTCCTTGGGGCGCCGACCGACGACAGAATTGGCCCGGGCAGCATTTGAAAGAGCTCTGGGCCAGCGAAAAGGGGAACCCGGATTGGTCCACCATTCGGATCAGGGGCGCAATACGCGAACCATGAATACCAGGCGC
- a CDS encoding transposase: protein MEKRTRRTFDANFKHNALRMVFDEGVPLEEVARKLDIHRQVLHRWKQDYKQDPKNAFPGRGRRKDLEEENRKLRQALKNAEEEREILKKTLTILSRPRSIDSGL, encoded by the coding sequence ATGGAGAAGCGAACACGGCGAACGTTTGACGCCAATTTCAAACACAATGCGTTGCGAATGGTCTTCGATGAAGGGGTCCCCCTCGAGGAAGTAGCGCGAAAGCTGGATATTCACCGGCAGGTGCTGCACCGCTGGAAACAGGACTACAAACAAGACCCCAAGAACGCCTTTCCCGGTCGCGGACGACGAAAGGACCTGGAAGAAGAAAACCGGAAGCTCCGGCAGGCGTTGAAAAATGCCGAAGAAGAGCGCGAGATTCTAAAAAAAACTTTAACCATCTTGTCGCGCCCAAGGTCGATCGATTCAGGCTTATAA
- a CDS encoding SEL1-like repeat protein, producing the protein MAEFNDREPQLKPFGESWQDLTKLFAVRKSTGDDVPAIKKALAFFRRASDNSSADALYKIGEAYSKGQGMPKDPAQAVLWWRDAAARGHAQAMMMLSVVHTIGVGVPKDLALAKMWLKRAAREGDDKTHFTLAKAYGDVKNSPESREKSLAMLRLSAEEGNPEAQRDLAHKYADGQGVPKDPAKSLKWFRIAAEQGCAESQFNLGLAHIIGQTVLKNSREAFKWFQMAADQGHAAAQFYLGTMHAHGDGVSRDYESAVKWFRRSAKQGNPNAQFSLAQMHARGWGVPVNLDTARDWYQKSAAQGLAVAQQALGLLYAKGRSVPKNLAKAANWHHNAAIQGNADAQYSLGLMFAKGQAVPKNPSQAARWFLLAANQGHEEAQYVVGILYAKGRGVPKNLPTAATWIKKAAWQGHLKAQFKMGIVCALARGVPFDPGQAVKWFLKWGSRTFLPTSLW; encoded by the coding sequence ATGGCAGAATTCAATGATCGTGAACCGCAGTTAAAGCCCTTCGGGGAAAGTTGGCAGGACCTCACCAAGCTTTTTGCCGTTAGGAAGAGCACGGGGGATGACGTCCCTGCCATCAAGAAGGCCCTCGCGTTTTTCCGAAGGGCTTCGGACAACAGCTCCGCCGACGCCCTTTATAAAATCGGCGAAGCCTATTCCAAAGGCCAGGGGATGCCGAAGGACCCCGCCCAGGCCGTCCTATGGTGGCGGGACGCCGCCGCCCGGGGTCACGCCCAGGCGATGATGATGCTGAGCGTGGTCCACACCATCGGCGTAGGCGTCCCCAAGGACTTGGCTCTGGCCAAGATGTGGCTCAAGCGAGCGGCCCGGGAAGGGGACGATAAAACCCACTTCACCCTGGCCAAGGCCTACGGTGACGTGAAAAACTCGCCCGAGTCCCGCGAGAAATCCCTTGCAATGCTTCGCCTGTCGGCGGAGGAAGGCAACCCCGAGGCTCAGCGGGATCTGGCGCACAAGTATGCCGACGGCCAGGGTGTTCCAAAGGACCCCGCCAAGTCATTGAAATGGTTCCGCATAGCCGCCGAGCAAGGATGCGCCGAGTCACAATTCAATCTGGGCTTGGCCCATATCATCGGCCAAACAGTTCTGAAAAATAGCCGGGAGGCGTTCAAGTGGTTCCAAATGGCCGCAGACCAAGGCCACGCCGCGGCCCAATTCTATTTGGGAACCATGCATGCCCATGGCGACGGCGTTTCCAGGGATTACGAATCCGCCGTTAAATGGTTTCGCCGATCCGCCAAACAAGGGAACCCCAACGCCCAGTTCTCTCTGGCGCAGATGCATGCCCGGGGCTGGGGCGTTCCCGTGAACCTTGATACAGCCCGGGACTGGTATCAAAAATCCGCCGCTCAGGGTTTAGCGGTCGCCCAGCAGGCCCTGGGGCTCCTGTATGCCAAAGGCCGAAGTGTGCCCAAGAACCTGGCCAAAGCCGCCAACTGGCACCACAATGCCGCCATCCAAGGAAACGCCGACGCCCAATATTCCCTCGGCCTGATGTTCGCCAAGGGCCAAGCCGTTCCAAAGAACCCCTCGCAGGCCGCCCGATGGTTTCTCCTGGCCGCCAACCAAGGCCACGAGGAAGCCCAATACGTCGTCGGCATTCTCTATGCCAAAGGGCGTGGAGTTCCCAAAAACCTTCCCACCGCCGCCACCTGGATCAAAAAAGCCGCCTGGCAAGGCCACCTAAAAGCTCAGTTTAAAATGGGGATCGTCTGTGCGCTCGCCAGGGGTGTTCCCTTCGACCCGGGACAGGCCGTTAAGTGGTTTCTGAAATGGGGATCCAGGACTTTTTTGCCCACATCGCTGTGGTGA